In Citrus sinensis cultivar Valencia sweet orange chromosome 2, DVS_A1.0, whole genome shotgun sequence, a single genomic region encodes these proteins:
- the LOC127900411 gene encoding uncharacterized protein LOC127900411 has translation MSTAKRTPAEIAKALIEEMSDEEGEPRNKKPRRASQKNKVDEKKEKQPVVSARNMLPQSKSDRASDSRPLRILPPTPSPICPKGSLLESSDIIESKRGRAEDLLPMVNLAARFVSQDTLENFSHLSATHALEALARNQVEQSLIMAAHIETFAKSLKGHAKIEELERALMKANLTNEKTASERDRLKRDLNTRNDENTCLAEDLVAEKKSNVSKDSKIADLSYELEKVKSDVDQRIRLEKRQLKADVIQTCIELF, from the exons ATGTCTACCGCTAAGCGTACCCCTGCAGAAATTGCAAAAGCCTTGATCGAGGAGATGTCGGACGAAGAAGGCGAACCACGTAATAAGAAACCACGGCGGGCATcacaaaaaaacaaagttgatgagaaaaaagagaaacagcCCGTGGTTTCAGCTCGCAACATGCTACCTCAGAGCAAAAGTGACCGAGCTAGTGATTCTCGTCCCCTGCGCATTTTGCCACCTACCCCTTCCCCGATATGTCCGAAAGGAAGCTTGCTTGAAAGCAGTGACATCATAGAGTCAAAGCGAGGAAGAGCGGAGGACTTACTACCCATGGTGAACTTAGCTGCTCGTTTTGTGAGCCAGGATACCCTCGAGAATTTTTCCCATTTGTCAGCTACTCATGCTCTTGAAGCGCTTGCTCGAAACCAAGTTGAG CAATCCTTGATCATGGCCGCGCATATCGAGACGTTTGCCAAGTCATTGAAAGGCCATGCGAAAATAGAAGAACTCGAGCGCGCTTTGATGAAAGCCAACCTCACGAACGAAAAAACAGCAAGCGAACGAGATCGGCTCAAGCGTGACCTCAATACTCGCAACGATGAAAATACTTGCTTGGCAGAAGACTTGGTAGCCGAAAAGAAATCTAATGTGAGCAAAGACTCCAAGATTGCCGATCTTAGCTATGAGTTGGAAAAAGTTAAGTCTGATGTTGATCAACGCATTCGACTAGAGAAAAGGCAATTGAAGGCGGATGTCATTCAGACATGCATCGAATTGTTCTAA
- the LOC102613714 gene encoding probable receptor-like protein kinase At5g18500, whose product MVVPYIAKSTFQEGKHKMYPQDLSFMFIFIIIITAVTELTHCQPSPVDCSLHFQFSSLSNNSSCEGGDWGGFLPNKCCDSAFQKYLYALGQRANQTGNIYLNSSEQRSCLTSMKRLEEDAFACGIEKLTSGAGACSNYSVADVSKMLGNKLIKFNEDCKFVSSDGEWDQICGVCVQSWEEIKGPHFASSKAESIDIESEVCRFAAMVSLISSRIGDEKYAQNVFTCLAAQDIYITKQTLAEMKMTHKTGIWILIGGLVVVGVVAIIIIASCICLKRYYKSNPPAKITSFKGVRLKDPGCPRYTIREVHYATEKLNELNLIGEGITGKVYKGKLSNNQHVAIKHITNEGNVETFVREVASSSHVRHPNLVALLGYCLRVDECFLIYELCPNGNLAEWLFGKDKCLSWIQRLEIAIDSARGLWFLHSYSEGCIVHRDIKPTNILLGPNFEAKLSDFGLSKVIDIGETYASSEVRGTFGYLDPEYRSNCKVNSSGDVYSFGIVLLQILSGKKVINMNLKKPMHLNKMAKVLTRAGSALELADPKLDREYSIEAFDLTLQLALSCTALTHQRPPMEQVFVTLQKALDISTTAKASTTQTSTTQPSTP is encoded by the exons ATGGTAGTTCCCTACATTGCAAAATCTACATTTCAAGAGGGGAAGCATAAGATGTATCCTCAGGATTTGtcatttatgtttattttcatcatcatcatcaccgcTGTAACAGAGTTAACACATTGTCAGCCTTCACCTGTAGACTGCAGCCTCCATTTTCAGTTTTCATCGTTGTCAAATAATTCGAGTTGTGAAGGGGGAGATTGGGGAGGATTTCTGCCCAACAAATGCTGTGATTCAGCTTTTCAAAAGTACCTCTATGCATTGGGGCAGCGGGCGAATCAAACAGGAAATATATACCTGAATTCCAGCGAGCAGAGAAGTTGTTTGACTTCAATGAAGAGATTGGAAGAAGATGCTTTCGCTTGTGGGATTGAGAAATTAACTAGTGGTGCTGGGGCTTGTTCCAACTACTCTGTTGCTGATGTTTCTAAGATGTTGGGAAATAAACTGATTAAGTTTAATGAAGATTGCAAATTTGTGAGTTCTGATGGAGAATGGGATCAAATATGTGGCGTCTGCGTGCAGAGTTGGGAAGAGATAAAAGGACCGCATTTCGCATCCTCCAAAGCCGAGTCAATAGATATTGAATCTGAAGTCTGCAGATTTGCGGCGATGGTATCATTGATAAGTAGCAGAATTGGAGATGAGAAGTATGCACAAAACGTTTTCACGTGCCTTGCTGCACAAGATATCTATATTA CGAAACAAACACTGGCTGAAATGAAGATGACACATAAGACTG GTATTTGGATTCTCATTGGAGGCCTTGTAGTTGTTGGGGTCGTCGCAATAATAATCATTGCGTCTTGCATTTGCCTGAAGAGATACTATAAATCAAATCCTCCAGCTAAGATTACTT CATTCAAAGGTGTTCGACTGAAGGATCCTGGTTGTCCAAGATATACAATCAGGGAGGTGCATTACGCAACGGAGAAACTAAACGAACTAAATCTCATTGGGGAAGGAATAACAG GAAAAGTGTATAAAGGCAAACTGTCAAACAATCAGCACGTTGCCATCAAACATATTACCAATGAGGGAAATGTAGAGACCTTCGTCAGAGAAGTTGCAAGCTCATCTCACGTCAGACACCCGAACCTTGTGGCTCTGCTGGGTTATTGTTTAAGAGTAGACGAATGTTTCCTCATATATGAGCTGTGTCCCAATGGAAATCTCGCTGAGTGGCTTTTTG GCAAGGATAAGTGCCTATCTTGGATCCAAAGGCTGGAGATTGCAATTGATAGTGCTCGTGGCCTTTGGTTTCTCCACAGTTACTCAGAAGGCTGCATTGTTCATCGTGATATCAAG CCAACAAACATTCTCCTGGGTCCAAACTTTGAGGCCAAGCTTTCAGATTTTGGATTGTCTAAGGTTATTGACATTGGTGAAACCTATGCTAGCTCAGAAGTAAGAGGAACTTTTGGTTATCTTGATCCTGAGTACCGAAGCAACTGCAAAGTAAATTCATCAGGCGATGTCTACAGTTTTGGAATAGTACTTCTCCAAATTCTGTCTGGGAAGAAGGTCATTAACATGAACTTGAAGAAACCAATGCATCTAAATAAAATG GCAAAAGTTCTTACCAGAGCAGGCAGTGCATTGGAACTTGCTGATCCTAAACTTGATAGGGAATACTCAATAGAAGCTTTTGATCTTACACTTCAGCTGGCTCTATCCTGCACAGCACTTACGCATCAAAGACCACCCATGGAGCAAGTTTTTGTTACATTACAGAAGGCACTTGACATATCGACAACAGCTAAGGCTTCCACAACTCAAACTTCAACCACCCAGCCTTCAACTCCGTGA
- the LOC102614021 gene encoding cyclic nucleotide-gated ion channel 18, whose protein sequence is MNRKILPVLSSAAASTATATANVASSASSLFRPFSNHNRPLLSSSTTSEVPTAQILCWRFQILDPDSEAVSHWNYVFLATCIIALLLDPLYFFLPSVNREEACLETDGNTGFLITVFRTVADLFFVFNIFMKFRTAFVSPSSRSFGRGELVMDAREIRSRYFKTDFVIDLAAALPLPQFVVFLIIPSMRDSKADYNNSSLALVILLQYIPRLFVIFPLNGRIIKTTGVVAKADWAGAGYNLVLFLLSSHVLGATWYLVAVGRQFSCWKDRCNWENRHRALCLPYFLDCSTLEEPDRLNWRNVTTVIDDCDAVREAEIDFKFGIFAECFTDDVAASHFYRKILYCLWWGLRTLSSYAQELDTSIYVEENLLAIFICILGSVLFALLIGNMQTYFQSMSVRIEEWRIKRRDTEEWMRHRQLPPDLQERVHQFVQYKWLATRGVNEESILRSLPVDLRREIQRHLCIALVRRVPFFSQMDDQLLDAICQRLVSSLSIKGTYIVREGDPVNEMLFIIRGTLESSTTNGGRDGFFNSITLQPGDFCGEELLTWALTPNSTLNLPSSTRTVRAVTEVEAFALEAEDLKFVAHQFKRLHSKKLQHAFRYYSHQWRTWASCFIQSAWRKFRKRKMAMDLSIKESGYGYVTIPDNDSYYSFDAPAGNYADGSARKSASRKHSSSKNLGATILASKFAKNTRKVAGQKPQPVEEISASSSLQMPPLLKPSDPDFYVENELV, encoded by the exons ATGAATAGAAAAATACTTCCAGTTCTGTCCTCGGCCGCCGCCTCCACCGCCACCGCGACAGCCAATGTCGCCTCCTCTGCTTCATCCCTCTTCCGCCCGTTCAGCAACCATAACCGGCCTTTACTCTCATCGTCCACAACTTCAGAGGTACCCACCGCGCAAATCCTCTGCTGGCGCTTCCAAATCCTGGACCCGGATTCGGAAGCCGTGTCCCACTGGAACTACGTCTTCCTTGCCACCTGCATCATCGCGCTCTTGCTCGATCCTCTCTACTTCTTTCTGCCCTCTGTCAACAGAGAAGAGGCATGCCTAGAGACGGATGGAAATACGGGCTTCTTGATCACCGTCTTTCGGACGGTGGCTGatcttttctttgtatttaACATCTTTATGAAGTTTCGGACAGCTTTTGTGTCGCCCAGTTCTAGGAGTTTTGGGAGGGGAGAGTTAGTTATGGATGCAAGAGAGATTCGCAGTAGGTATTTCAAGACTGATTTTGTCATTGATCTCGCCGCCGCCCTTCCCCTGCCTCAG TTTGTCGTATTTCTAATAATTCCTTCAATGAGGGATTCCAAGGCTGATTATAACAACTCCTCGTTGGCCCTGGTCATTCTGTTGCAATATATTCCCAGGCTATTTGTCATCTTTCCTTTGAACggaagaatcatcaaaactACAGGGGTTGTTGCGAAGGCTGATTGGGCAGGAGCTGGGTACaatcttgttcttttcttgCTTAGCAGTCAC GTTTTAGGAGCAACGTGGTACCTGGTGGCCGTAGGGCGGCAGTTCAGCTGCTGGAAAGATAGGTGTAATTGGGAGAACCGGCATCGAGCTTTGTGCCTTCCCTATTTCCTGGATTGCTCTACTTTAGAGGAGCCTGATCGGTTGAATTGGAGAAATGTCACCACCGTTATTGATGATTGCGATGCAGTTAGGGAAGCTGAGATTGACTTCAAGTTTGGAATATTTGCAGAATGTTTCACTGATGATGTTGCTGCGTCACATTTTTATAGGAAGATTTTATACTGTCTTTGGTGGGGTTTAAGAACTTTAAG TTCATATGCACAGGAATTAGATACAAGCATATATGTGGAGGAGAATCTACTTGCTATTTTCATATGTATCCTTGGTTCGGTCTTGTTTGCACTGTTGATTGGCAACATGCAG ACATATTTCCAGTCCATGTCTGTAAGAATTGAAGAATGGAGGATTAAGCGAAGGGATACAGAGGAGTGGATGAGGCACCGGCAATTACCTCCAGATTTGCAGGAACGTGTTCATCAGTTTGTTCAGTACAAATGGCTTGCTACAAGAGGAGTCAATGAAGAGTCTATTCTGCGCTCACTACCTGTGGACCTCCGTCGTGAAATTCAAAGGCATTTATGCATTGCCCTTGTTCGCCGT GTACCATTCTTCTCACAAATGGATGACCAGCTTCTTGATGCGATATGCCAGCGCCTGGTCTCATCATTGAGCATTAAAGGCACCTACATTGTTAGAGAGGGTGATCCAGTAAATGAGATGCTTTTCATAATCAGAGGGACACTGGAGAGCTCTACAACTAATGGAGGAAGGGACGGGTTCTTCAACTCCATCACCCTTCAACCGGGTGATTTCTGTGGTGAAGAGCTGCTAACATGGGCCTTAACACCCAACTCTACCCTCAACTTGCCCTCTTCAACTCGTACTGTCAGAGCTGTCACCGAAGTTGAAGCTTTTGCCCTTGAAGCTGAAGACCTTAAGTTTGTAGCACATCAATTCAAGCGACTTCACAGCAAGAAGCTCCAGCATGCCTTTAGGTACTATTCTCACCAATGGAGGACTTGGGCTTCTTGCTTCATACAATCTGCTTGGAGAAAGTTCAGAAAGAGGAAGATGGCAATGGATTTGAGTATAAAAGAGAGTGGCTACGGCTACGTGACAATTCCTGACAATGACAGCTACTATAGTTTCGACGCACCTGCTGGAAATTATGCAGATGGAAGTGCTCGAAAATCAGCATCCCGCAAACATAGCAGTTCTAAGAATCTTGGAGCCACAATTTTGGCTTCAAAATTTGCCAAAAATACTAGAAAAGTGGCTGGCCAGAAACCTCAACCGGTTGAAGAAATTAGTGCTTCTAGTAGCTTACAGATGCCCCCCTTGTTGAAACCATCTGATCCCGATTTCTATGTAGAAAATGAGCTTGTTTAG
- the LOC127900250 gene encoding uncharacterized protein LOC127900250: MELRSKDGSLCSYSQNANKELLDGLSDIASGIDDNGKVREDNVELNCNTAENESKNTSCGNEVNKESSCAQFEDEGDEHEEYGVNRLNFDTTETEIEELRKEYLIPDDITLRLLGEDEVASKLSNGETTIYLEMFDLGFRLPIQPYFARMLVRVGLSPGQLDPNGWRVLGGMYVVWAEQNKTEPCFKEFTHLYFCNEYGINHKGWYYFMSKTKSRRIVLDFPGSCRGWKNKYFVVGGNWGRDVELTKGWFKVPTHFSRPVTWKKKVDIGDKLSVRVEKGLLNAEDWKLLLTSERLLSTYLISSLPHYSKKKKTKRTKGKILLSGYPCCHTPKIH; this comes from the exons ATGGAATTAAGGAGCAAAGATGGGTCACTTTGTAGCTACTCGCAAAATGCGAATAAGGAGTTGTTGGATGGGCTCAGTGATATTGCATCGGGTATAGATGATAATGGAAAAGTCAGGGAAGATAATGTAGAATTAAATTGTAATACGGCCGAAAATGAGTCTAAGAATACAAGCTGCGGAAATGAGGTGAATAAGGAATCGAGTTGTGCACAATTTGAAGATGAGGGAGATGAGCATGAAGAATACGGCGTGAACAGGCTAAACTTTGATACAACAGAGACAGAGATTGAAGAGTTGAGGAAAGAATATTTGATCCCAGACGATATTACACTTAGGTTATTGGGCGAAGATGAGGTGGCAAGCAAATTGAGTAATGGAGAGACTACGATTTATCTGGAAATGTTTGATCTTGGTTTCAGGTTGCCCATTCAACCTTACTTTGCTCGAATGTTGGTGAGAGTGGGTTTGAGTCCAGGTCAACTTGACCCGAATGGCTGGAGGGTTTTAGGTGGTATGTATGTTGTATGGGCTGAGCAGAATAAAACCGAGCCTTGTTTCAAGGAGTTTACTcacttatatttttgtaatgagTATGGGATCAACCACAAAGGATGGTACTATTTTATGTCAAAAACAAAGAGTAGAAGAATAGTACTTGACTTTCCAGGTTCATGTAGAGGTTGGAAAAACAAGTATTTCGTGGTAGGTGGAAATTGGGGTAGGGATGTAGAGCTGACCAAGGGTTGGTTTAAAGTTCCCACTCATTTTAGTAGACCAG TGACTTGGAAGAAGAAAGTTGATATAGGTGACAAGCTGAGTGTTAGAGTTGAGAAAGGATTGCTAAATGCGGAGGATTGGAAGTTGTTGTTGACATCCGAGAGATTGTTGAGCACTTACCTCATTTCTAGTCTACCACATTAcagcaagaaaaagaaaacaaagagaacaaaaggtaaaattttactaagtgGTTACCCATGTTGTCATACGCCAAAGATTCACTAA